The Iamia majanohamensis genome window below encodes:
- a CDS encoding glycine--tRNA ligase — translation MASDSPPAADPALFDTIVNLSKRRGFAFPSAEIYGGFRSTYDYGPVGVLLLRNVKDAWWREMVQRRHDVVGLDAAILSPPAVWEASGHLESFTDPLVDCTSCKERFRLDKLEDPDTCPSCGAKGSFTEARQFNLMFSTQAGPVAGSGATAYLRPETAQGMFVDFAQVMTAARKKPPFGIAQVGKSFRNEITPGNFVFRTREFEQMEMEFFVPPDEAEEWYGYWCRERFQWYLDLGMPEDRLRLRPHDDDELSHYSSGTSDVEFLFPWGWDELEGIANRGDYDLSAHAAASGEKLDYFDQASNVRYTPHVIEPAAGVTRAAFAFLLAAYDEEEVRGETRVVLRLHPRLAPYKVAVLPLSKKPELTGPARAVFASLADRFMCDYDETQAIGRRYRRQDELGTPLCVTFDFDSVDDGAVTLRDRDTMEQERVPIEGLADVVADRLGL, via the coding sequence ATGGCCTCCGACAGCCCGCCCGCCGCCGACCCGGCCCTGTTCGACACCATCGTCAACCTGTCCAAGCGGCGGGGCTTCGCCTTCCCGTCGGCCGAGATCTACGGCGGGTTCCGGTCCACCTACGACTACGGGCCCGTCGGCGTCCTGCTGCTGCGCAACGTGAAGGACGCCTGGTGGCGGGAGATGGTCCAGCGCCGCCACGACGTCGTCGGCCTCGACGCCGCCATCCTGTCGCCCCCGGCGGTCTGGGAGGCCTCCGGGCACCTGGAGAGCTTCACCGACCCCCTCGTCGACTGCACCTCCTGCAAGGAGCGCTTCCGCCTCGACAAGCTCGAGGACCCCGACACCTGCCCCTCCTGCGGGGCGAAGGGGTCCTTCACCGAGGCCCGCCAGTTCAACCTCATGTTCTCCACCCAGGCCGGGCCGGTGGCCGGCTCAGGGGCCACGGCCTACCTGCGCCCGGAGACGGCCCAGGGCATGTTCGTCGACTTCGCCCAGGTGATGACGGCGGCCCGCAAGAAGCCGCCGTTCGGCATCGCCCAGGTGGGCAAGTCGTTCCGCAACGAGATCACCCCGGGGAACTTCGTGTTCCGCACCCGTGAGTTCGAGCAGATGGAGATGGAGTTCTTCGTCCCGCCCGACGAGGCCGAGGAGTGGTACGGCTACTGGTGCCGCGAGCGGTTCCAGTGGTACCTCGACCTGGGGATGCCCGAGGACCGGCTGCGCCTGCGGCCCCACGACGACGACGAGCTCTCGCACTACTCCTCGGGCACGAGCGACGTGGAGTTCCTCTTCCCCTGGGGCTGGGACGAGCTGGAGGGCATCGCCAACCGCGGCGACTACGACCTCAGCGCCCACGCCGCGGCGTCGGGCGAGAAGCTCGACTACTTCGACCAGGCCAGCAACGTCCGGTACACGCCGCACGTCATCGAGCCCGCCGCGGGCGTGACCCGGGCCGCCTTCGCCTTCCTCCTGGCCGCCTACGACGAGGAGGAGGTGCGGGGCGAGACCCGGGTGGTGCTGCGGCTCCACCCGCGCCTGGCGCCCTACAAGGTGGCCGTGCTGCCCCTGTCGAAGAAGCCCGAGCTCACCGGCCCGGCCCGGGCCGTGTTCGCGTCGCTCGCCGACCGCTTCATGTGCGACTACGACGAGACCCAGGCCATCGGGCGCCGCTACCGGCGCCAGGACGAGCTGGGCACCCCGCTCTGCGTGACCTTCGACTTCGACTCGGTCGACGACGGGGCCGTCACCCTGCGCGACCGCGACACCATGGAGCAGGAGCGGGTGCCGATCGAGGGCCTGGCCGACGTGGTGGCCGACCGCCTCGGGCTCTAG
- a CDS encoding TetR/AcrR family transcriptional regulator has protein sequence MSTEAEPVPDRPAPAPAPEGDGRTTRERMVRAAIEIVAAEGAAALTTVEVCRRVGIAQSSYYTHFATRDDLLAALAEVVAVNSNVPNRRARESFAATRDADSHREMFRVPVEMIGRSPELFRLARSARAAPPDTALGAQSRRAEAANRRQVADHLMVLGGVEGDRFRRRHEMAADCVNAMVAALAEGHVDGRYPDLEEVVDLLVLLTGWGRATSTWLTTPSGPEVTSSDPQVD, from the coding sequence ATGAGCACCGAGGCCGAGCCCGTCCCCGACCGTCCCGCCCCCGCCCCCGCCCCCGAGGGCGACGGGCGCACGACGCGCGAGCGCATGGTGCGCGCCGCCATCGAGATCGTGGCGGCCGAGGGCGCGGCCGCCCTCACCACCGTCGAGGTGTGCCGGCGGGTCGGCATCGCCCAGTCCAGCTACTACACGCACTTCGCCACCCGCGACGACCTCCTCGCCGCCCTGGCCGAGGTCGTGGCGGTGAACAGCAACGTGCCCAACCGCCGGGCCCGGGAGAGCTTCGCCGCGACCCGCGACGCCGACAGCCACCGGGAGATGTTCCGGGTGCCGGTCGAGATGATCGGCCGCAGCCCGGAGCTGTTCCGCCTGGCCCGCAGCGCCCGGGCGGCCCCGCCCGACACCGCCCTCGGCGCCCAGTCCCGGCGGGCCGAGGCGGCCAACCGCCGCCAGGTGGCCGACCACCTGATGGTGCTCGGCGGGGTCGAGGGGGACCGCTTCCGCCGCCGCCACGAGATGGCCGCCGACTGCGTCAACGCCATGGTCGCCGCCCTGGCCGAGGGCCACGTCGACGGCCGCTACCCCGACCTCGAGGAGGTCGTCGACCTCCTCGTGCTCCTCACCGGCTGGGGTCGGGCGACCTCGACCTGGCTGACCACACCGTCGGGGCCCGAGGTGACCAGCAGCGACCCCCAGGTGGACTAG
- a CDS encoding ABC transporter permease: MTAPAAATPVATGLPERAWSRVRALGPTALPPLAILAVQLVLFPVPLGIFLRGILVGGLTALVALGMALIHRSNRILNFAQADLGGVPAVLVLMLMTAWGWSYYVAVPVGLVAALLVGGLVELVVIRRFRRAPRLILTVATIGLSQLLAAAALLMPRLWTDDRLLAPRIEAPFSASFTISGIVFGANDIIAMVVVPVAIVALAWFLQRTRLGVAIRASATSADRAELLGIPVLRLQTLVWAVAGLLAFVATFLRAGILGLPVGSALSFGILLRALAALLIGRMTNLGLVATSAIALGVLELGVAWNASSPLLIDPILAVVIVVALVVQRRQEGRGGDQGSTWRAAEEVRPVPAVLARTTEVRVGRVVLGLLLAVVALGLPHVLSVDRSLKVSAVVIYGILALSLVVLTGWTGQVSLGQVAFFAIGAVVGAKASTDYDADLVVALVLASAAGAVAAVAVGLPALRRGGLYLAVTTFAFALATTSYLLNRRFFEWVPSSRVPRNPLLGRISLDSPTRIYYVALVGFVLVVLAVRGIRRSRTGRVLIAIRENERAAEAYGVSATRAKLTAFALSGAIAAFAGCLFVQHQQAFGSGPFAPGQNFAVFTMAVIGGIASVPGAVLGAFFLQGSQWLLPTDWQFVASGVGVLIVLLVLPSGLGGLLFRLRDAALRAVARRRGLVVPSLVGDDRVDAPSAPPPPISGPDGADADDDAPGDGPGAADGSDPGGGVAHGDGPGAHAPPDDGRPAPTPSAPAGTGGRG, from the coding sequence GTGACGGCCCCGGCCGCGGCCACGCCGGTGGCGACCGGCCTCCCCGAGCGGGCGTGGTCCCGGGTCCGGGCCCTCGGCCCGACGGCGCTGCCCCCGCTCGCCATCCTGGCGGTCCAGCTGGTGCTGTTCCCGGTGCCGCTCGGGATCTTCCTGCGCGGCATCCTCGTCGGGGGCCTGACCGCCCTGGTGGCGCTGGGCATGGCGCTCATCCACCGCTCCAACCGCATCCTCAACTTCGCCCAGGCCGACCTGGGCGGGGTCCCCGCCGTCCTCGTCCTCATGCTGATGACGGCGTGGGGGTGGAGCTACTACGTCGCCGTGCCCGTCGGGCTGGTGGCGGCCCTGCTGGTGGGGGGCCTGGTCGAGCTGGTCGTCATCCGCCGCTTCCGCCGCGCCCCCCGCCTCATCCTCACCGTCGCCACCATCGGCCTCTCCCAGCTGCTGGCCGCCGCCGCGCTGCTCATGCCCCGGCTGTGGACCGACGACCGCCTCCTCGCCCCCCGGATCGAGGCGCCCTTCTCGGCCAGCTTCACCATCTCGGGCATCGTCTTCGGGGCCAACGACATCATCGCCATGGTCGTGGTGCCGGTGGCCATCGTCGCCCTGGCCTGGTTCCTCCAGCGCACCCGGCTCGGCGTGGCCATCCGGGCCAGCGCCACCAGCGCCGACCGGGCCGAGCTCCTCGGCATCCCGGTGCTCCGCCTCCAGACCCTGGTGTGGGCGGTGGCCGGGCTGCTCGCCTTCGTGGCCACCTTCCTCCGCGCCGGCATCCTCGGCCTGCCGGTGGGCTCCGCCCTCAGCTTCGGGATCCTGCTGCGGGCCCTCGCCGCCCTGCTCATCGGACGGATGACGAACCTGGGGCTGGTGGCCACCAGCGCCATCGCCCTCGGCGTCCTCGAGCTGGGCGTGGCCTGGAACGCCTCCAGCCCGCTGCTCATCGACCCCATCCTCGCCGTGGTCATCGTGGTGGCCCTGGTGGTCCAGCGCCGCCAGGAGGGACGCGGCGGCGACCAGGGCTCCACCTGGCGGGCGGCCGAGGAGGTGCGGCCCGTGCCCGCCGTGCTGGCCCGCACCACCGAGGTCCGGGTCGGGCGGGTCGTGCTCGGCCTGCTGCTCGCGGTCGTGGCCCTCGGCCTGCCCCACGTCCTGAGCGTCGACCGCTCGCTCAAGGTCTCGGCCGTCGTCATCTACGGGATCCTGGCCCTGTCGCTGGTGGTCCTCACCGGGTGGACGGGCCAGGTGTCGCTCGGGCAGGTGGCCTTCTTCGCCATCGGCGCGGTGGTGGGGGCCAAGGCCTCCACCGACTACGACGCCGACCTGGTCGTCGCGCTCGTGCTGGCCTCGGCGGCCGGTGCCGTGGCCGCGGTGGCGGTGGGGCTGCCGGCCCTGCGCCGCGGGGGGCTGTACCTCGCCGTCACCACCTTCGCCTTCGCCCTGGCCACCACGTCCTACCTGCTCAACCGCCGGTTCTTCGAGTGGGTGCCCTCCAGCCGGGTGCCCCGCAACCCGCTGCTGGGGCGCATCTCGCTCGACTCGCCCACCCGCATCTACTACGTCGCCCTCGTCGGGTTCGTCCTCGTGGTGCTGGCGGTGCGCGGCATCCGCCGCAGCCGCACCGGGCGGGTGCTCATCGCCATCCGGGAGAACGAGCGGGCGGCCGAGGCCTACGGGGTGAGCGCGACGCGGGCCAAGCTCACCGCCTTCGCCCTCTCCGGCGCCATCGCCGCCTTCGCCGGGTGCCTCTTCGTGCAGCACCAGCAGGCCTTCGGGTCCGGCCCCTTCGCCCCGGGCCAGAACTTCGCGGTCTTCACCATGGCCGTCATCGGGGGCATCGCCTCGGTGCCCGGGGCCGTGCTGGGTGCGTTCTTCCTCCAGGGCAGCCAGTGGCTGCTCCCGACCGACTGGCAGTTCGTGGCCTCCGGGGTGGGGGTGCTGATCGTCCTGCTGGTCCTGCCGTCGGGCCTCGGCGGCCTGCTGTTCCGCCTGCGCGACGCCGCCCTGCGGGCCGTGGCCCGACGCCGGGGGCTGGTGGTGCCCAGCCTCGTCGGCGACGACCGGGTCGACGCCCCCTCGGCGCCGCCCCCGCCCATCTCGGGCCCCGACGGCGCCGATGCCGACGACGACGCCCCGGGCGACGGGCCCGGCGCCGCCGACGGGTCGGACCCGGGCGGGGGAGTGGCCCACGGCGACGGGCCCGGGGCGCACGCGCCCCCCGACGACGGACGACCGGCGCCCACCCCGTCGGCGCCCGCCGGCACCGGGGGGAGGGGCTGA
- a CDS encoding glucose 1-dehydrogenase — MSDLFSIEGKTALVTGGSRGIGLMIATGFVEAGARVVISSRKADVCEEVAASLSEHGECTAIPADLSREDECRRLLDEVGATTDRLDVLVNNAGATWGAPLAEFDDAAWDRTLDLNVKGVFHTTKFALPLLQAAASDDDPARVINIGSIDGIHVPMLETYSYSASKAAVHQLTRHLAAKLAPRVTVNAIAPGPFESKMMKATLDAAGDQIAASAPMKRIGRPDDMAGTAIFLASRAASYLTGTVIPVDGGIATCK, encoded by the coding sequence GTGTCGGACCTGTTCAGCATCGAAGGCAAGACCGCGCTCGTCACCGGCGGCAGCCGGGGCATCGGGCTCATGATCGCCACCGGCTTCGTCGAGGCCGGGGCCCGGGTGGTCATCTCCTCCCGCAAGGCCGACGTCTGCGAGGAGGTGGCCGCGTCGCTCTCCGAGCACGGCGAGTGCACCGCCATCCCCGCCGACCTGTCCCGGGAGGACGAGTGCCGGCGCCTGCTCGACGAGGTCGGCGCCACCACCGACCGCCTCGACGTCCTGGTCAACAACGCCGGGGCCACGTGGGGGGCGCCGCTGGCCGAGTTCGACGACGCCGCGTGGGACCGCACCCTCGACCTCAACGTCAAGGGCGTGTTCCACACCACCAAGTTCGCCCTGCCGCTGCTGCAGGCGGCGGCGTCCGACGACGACCCCGCCCGGGTCATCAACATCGGCTCCATCGACGGCATCCACGTGCCGATGCTCGAGACCTACTCGTACTCGGCCAGCAAGGCCGCGGTGCACCAGCTCACCCGCCACCTGGCGGCCAAGCTGGCGCCCCGGGTGACGGTGAACGCCATCGCCCCCGGCCCCTTCGAGTCCAAGATGATGAAGGCCACCCTCGACGCAGCCGGCGACCAGATCGCGGCCTCGGCGCCCATGAAGCGCATCGGGCGGCCCGACGACATGGCGGGCACGGCCATCTTCCTCGCGTCGCGCGCCGCCTCCTACCTCACCGGGACGGTCATCCCCGTCGACGGTGGCATCGCCACCTGCAAGTGA